One genomic segment of Ascaphus truei isolate aAscTru1 chromosome 23, aAscTru1.hap1, whole genome shotgun sequence includes these proteins:
- the LOC142473123 gene encoding keratin, type I cytoskeletal 12-like, with protein sequence MSFKGAASGNAGSARSSRANDSYAERTKSSDERFAGGSNITDEYTAGSWGGSAISGSGGVKGGPHGYASGYGGSYRETSSSTHRGSSAGGQRGSLGGSLSDVSGGGFPGGNSAGGRKGGIGGSLSSVSGSRFSGGQRGGGGESFSEASGGGLYGGSSATGQSGGYGGQFSGGYGGGDGLLSGGEKETMQNLNNRLSTYLDKVRALEEANSQLESNIKQWYANQKPETVDNSKYYRTIEDLKNKIIAATLDNNRILLQIDNARLAAEDFKMKYESELCLRQSVEMDIGGLRKVLDDLTLTKASLETQIESLTEELAYLKKNHEEEMQGLRGLTSDVSVQLNAAPAENILGVLNDMRAQYETLAEENRKKAEEEFNQKTSELKTEMSQHSEQLESSKREVTELRRTFQTLEIDLQTQVAMRNALENTLAETEGRYCTQLGQIQGVISQLEDQLSELRCDAESQSTEYKLLLDIKTRLENEIEMYRRLLDGEGGFNYGDWSSRREVKAEPAPVPDPTKSRLVTTIIEDRVNGRVVSTKVDKVEQKI encoded by the exons ATGTCTTTCAAAGGAGCTGCCAGTGGAAACGCTGGATCTGCTAGGTCATCCAGAGCAAACGACAGCTATGCGGAGAGAACCAAGTCTTCAGACGAACGGTTTGCTGGTGGATCTAACATCACCGATGAGTATACGGCAGGGTCTTGGGGGGGCAGTGCTATTAGCGGCTCAGGTGGTGTTAAAGGAGGACCTCATGGGTATGCTTCTGGTTATGGAGGTAGCTATAGAGAGACGTCTAGTAGTACCCATAGAGGAAGTTCAGCTGGTGGGCAAAGAGGAAGCTTGGGAGGAAGTCTAAGCGATGTCTCAGGCGGAGGTTTTCCTGGTGGAAATTCTGCTGGTGGACGTAAAGGAGGCATTGGAGGAAGTTTAAGTAGTGTCTCGGGAAGTAGGTTTTCTGGTGGGCAAAGAGGAGGTGGTGGAGAAAGTTTCAGTGAAGCCTCAGGAGGTGGGCTCTATGGAGGCAGTTCAGCCACAGGACAAAGTGGAGGCTATGGAGGTCAGTTTTCCGGAGGTTATGGGGGAGGTGATGGTCTTCTCTCAGGTGGAGAGAAGGAAACCATGCAGAATCTTAACAACCGCCTGTCCACCTACCTGGACAAGGTGCGGGCCTTGGAGGAAGCCAATTCGCAACTCGAGAGCAACATAAAACAGTGGTATGCCAATCAGAAACCCGAAACAGTGGACAACAGCAAGTATTATCGGACCATCGAAGACCTCAAGAACAAG ATAATCGCTGCCACGTTGGATAATAACAGGATCCTTCTGCAAATTGACAATGCCCGATTGGCTGCTGAGGACTTTAAAATGAA GTACGAGAGTGAGCTGTGCCTGCGGCAAAGCGTCGAGATGGACATCGGCGGACTCCGCAAAGTCCTCGATGACTTAACCCTGACCAAGGCGAGCCTGGAGACGCAGATCGAAAGCCTGACCGAGGAGCTGGCGTACCTCAAGAAAAATCACGAGGAG GAGATGCAAGGCTTGCGAGGCCTCACGTCCGACGTGAGCGTGCAGCTGAACGCCGCGCCGGCGGAGAATATCCTCGGCGTCTTAAATGACATGCGAGCGCAGTACGAGACGCTGGCCGAGGAGAATCGGAAAAAGGCAGAGGAGGAGTTCAATCAGAAG ACCAGTGAACTGAAGACGGAGATGTCCCAGCACAGCGAGCAGCTCGAGTCCAGCAAGCGGGAGGTCACCGAGCTGAGACGGACCTTCCAGACCTTGGAGATAGACCTTCAGACTCAAGTTGCCATG AGGAACGCCCTGGAGAACACGCTGGCGGAAACGGAAGGCCGGTATTGCACCCAGCTGGGGCAGATACAGGGCGTGATAAGCCAACTGGAGGACCAGCTGTCTGAGCTCCGGTGTGACGCGGAGAGCCAATCCACGGAGTATAAGCTGCTCCTGGACATCAAGACCCGGCTGGAGAACGAGATCGAGATGTACCGGCGCCTGTTGGATGGAGAAGG